Proteins encoded together in one Urocitellus parryii isolate mUroPar1 chromosome 3, mUroPar1.hap1, whole genome shotgun sequence window:
- the P2rx4 gene encoding P2X purinoceptor 4 isoform X2 encodes MAGCCAVLAAFLFEYDTPRIVLIRSRKVGLMNRGVQLLILAYVIGWVFVWEKGYQEMDSVVSSVTTKAKGVAVTNTSTLGFRIWDVADYVIPAQEENSLFIMTNMIITMNQTQSICPEIPDKTTVCKSDTDCTSGSADIHSNGVKTGRCVPFNGSVKTCEVAAWCPVEDDTHVPKPAFLKAAENFTLLVKNNIWYPKFNFSKRNILPNTTTTYLKSCIYDAKTDPFCPIFRLGKIVENAGHSFQDMAVEGGIMGIQINWDCNLDRAASLCLPRYSFRRLDTRDLDHNVSPGYNFRFAKYYRDLTGVEQRTLIKAYGIRFDIIVFGKAGKFDIIPTMINIGSGLALLGVATVLCDVIVLYCMKKRYYYREKKYKYVEDYEQGLGGETGQ; translated from the exons ATGGCGGGCTGCTGCGCGGTGCTGGCGGCCTTCCTGTTCGAGTACGACACGCCGCGCATCGTGCTCATCCGCAGCCGTAAAGTGGGGCTCATGAACCGCGGTGTGCAGCTGCTCATCCTGGCCTACGTCATCGG GTGGGTGTTCGTGTGGGAAAAGGGTTACCAGGAAATGGACTCCGTGGTCAGCTCAGTGACTACCAAGGCCAAAGGCGTGGCTGTGACCAATACTTCTACACTTGGGTTCCGGATCTGGGATGTGGCTGATTATGTGATTCCCGCTCAG GAGGAAAACTCCCTCTTCATCATGACCAACATGATCATCACCATGAACCAGACCCAGAGCATCTGTCCTGAG ATTCCTGATAAGACCACTGTGTGCAAATCAGATACGGACTGCACTTCTGGGTCTGCCGACATCCACAGCAATG GAGTCAAGACTGGAAGATGCGTGCCGTTCAATGGGTCAGTGAAGACCTGTGAGGTGGCAGCCTGGTGCCCGGTGGAGGATGACACACATGTGCCAAA gcctgCTTTTTTAAAGGCTGCAGAAAACTTCACTCTTTTGGTTAAGAACAACATCTGGTATCCCAAATTTAATTTCAGCAA GAGGAACATTcttcccaacaccaccaccacctacCTCAAATCATGCATTTATGATGCCAAGACAGATCCCTTCTGCCCCATATTCCGTCTTGGCAAAATCGTGGAGAACGCAGGGCACAGCTTCCAGGATATGGCTGTCGAG GGAGGCATCATGGGCATCCAGATCAACTGGGACTGCAACCTGGAcagagctgcctccctctgcctgccCAGGTATTCTTTCCGCCGCCTCGATACCCGGGACCTTGACCACAATGTGTCTCCTGGCTACAATTTCAG GTTTGCCAAGTACTACCGGGACCTCACTGGCGTGGAGCAGCGCACACTCATTAAGGCATATGGTATCCGCTTCGACATCATCGTGTTTGGGAAG GCTGGGAAGTTTGACATCATTCCTACCATGATCAACATCGGCTCCGGCCTGGCGCTGCTGGGCGTG GCGACAGTGCTGTGTGATGTCATAGTCCTGTATTGCATGAAGAAGAGATACTACTATCGGGAGAAGAAGTACAAATACGTGGAAGATTACGAGCAG GGTCTTGGTGGTGAGACAGGCCAATGA
- the P2rx4 gene encoding P2X purinoceptor 4 isoform X1, translating into MAGCCAVLAAFLFEYDTPRIVLIRSRKVGLMNRGVQLLILAYVIGWVFVWEKGYQEMDSVVSSVTTKAKGVAVTNTSTLGFRIWDVADYVIPAQEENSLFIMTNMIITMNQTQSICPEIPDKTTVCKSDTDCTSGSADIHSNGRNGVKTGRCVPFNGSVKTCEVAAWCPVEDDTHVPKPAFLKAAENFTLLVKNNIWYPKFNFSKRNILPNTTTTYLKSCIYDAKTDPFCPIFRLGKIVENAGHSFQDMAVEGGIMGIQINWDCNLDRAASLCLPRYSFRRLDTRDLDHNVSPGYNFRFAKYYRDLTGVEQRTLIKAYGIRFDIIVFGKAGKFDIIPTMINIGSGLALLGVATVLCDVIVLYCMKKRYYYREKKYKYVEDYEQGLGGETGQ; encoded by the exons ATGGCGGGCTGCTGCGCGGTGCTGGCGGCCTTCCTGTTCGAGTACGACACGCCGCGCATCGTGCTCATCCGCAGCCGTAAAGTGGGGCTCATGAACCGCGGTGTGCAGCTGCTCATCCTGGCCTACGTCATCGG GTGGGTGTTCGTGTGGGAAAAGGGTTACCAGGAAATGGACTCCGTGGTCAGCTCAGTGACTACCAAGGCCAAAGGCGTGGCTGTGACCAATACTTCTACACTTGGGTTCCGGATCTGGGATGTGGCTGATTATGTGATTCCCGCTCAG GAGGAAAACTCCCTCTTCATCATGACCAACATGATCATCACCATGAACCAGACCCAGAGCATCTGTCCTGAG ATTCCTGATAAGACCACTGTGTGCAAATCAGATACGGACTGCACTTCTGGGTCTGCCGACATCCACAGCAATGGTAGGAATG GAGTCAAGACTGGAAGATGCGTGCCGTTCAATGGGTCAGTGAAGACCTGTGAGGTGGCAGCCTGGTGCCCGGTGGAGGATGACACACATGTGCCAAA gcctgCTTTTTTAAAGGCTGCAGAAAACTTCACTCTTTTGGTTAAGAACAACATCTGGTATCCCAAATTTAATTTCAGCAA GAGGAACATTcttcccaacaccaccaccacctacCTCAAATCATGCATTTATGATGCCAAGACAGATCCCTTCTGCCCCATATTCCGTCTTGGCAAAATCGTGGAGAACGCAGGGCACAGCTTCCAGGATATGGCTGTCGAG GGAGGCATCATGGGCATCCAGATCAACTGGGACTGCAACCTGGAcagagctgcctccctctgcctgccCAGGTATTCTTTCCGCCGCCTCGATACCCGGGACCTTGACCACAATGTGTCTCCTGGCTACAATTTCAG GTTTGCCAAGTACTACCGGGACCTCACTGGCGTGGAGCAGCGCACACTCATTAAGGCATATGGTATCCGCTTCGACATCATCGTGTTTGGGAAG GCTGGGAAGTTTGACATCATTCCTACCATGATCAACATCGGCTCCGGCCTGGCGCTGCTGGGCGTG GCGACAGTGCTGTGTGATGTCATAGTCCTGTATTGCATGAAGAAGAGATACTACTATCGGGAGAAGAAGTACAAATACGTGGAAGATTACGAGCAG GGTCTTGGTGGTGAGACAGGCCAATGA